The window TTTTGGACGCCTTGCTGCGACAACTCCAAGTGGCCGCGAGATCCATAGAGGGTGGGGTACATGCGCAACCCAGAGTCAAGATCGTGGCCACACCCAGCACTCACCCTAGAAAAAGACTCTCAAGTTGCAGTGCACTTCTGCAGTTCCTTTTTGGAAATCAGGTGCAGCTAAACCAGGCAGTCAGGCTTCAGATGAGCCAATCTGCCCAAAACATGAATTTTAGTTTTAGAGCAGGTAAATCACCAGGACACTGAAAAATGGGTACTGTAACTGTTATTGGCCATGCCATATTTAGAATTCTGCAACTGTTTATTGGCCATGCTATATTTAGAATTCCTTGCTTGAGAGAGTCGGGACAGGGCAACGCTAGCTGTAAATCTTGACCATTAGCAATTTGGTTGGTCAAAAGGCCAACCAGGCAACTGCAGTAGTCCAAGAAACCGAAAGAACCTGAAAACAACAGCAGGTGTGGGCGTGTGCAATCTCGAGAGTTCAGATGGCCAAAAGGCAGAAGCCGGTCAAAGATAAGAACAAGTTAAAAGCTCCGGAAGAAGAGGCAAAGCAGGTGTTAAAAAAAGATGCTACCTTCTAGGTCAAGATAAATTTTCTAACGCCTTGTAATAAGATGTGACAGCTTGCATCATCAACAAAGAAATGTAACAGAGTGCTAGAGTAACATCAGTTCACACTATGGAGCGCATCAAAATAAGCTGTTGAGTGGGAAAAAATGTGCTTTGCCAAGAATGAAAGTTATCTAAAGCTCTCTAAAAAAAAGTCATCTAAAGTTAGAGCATGTTTATTCAGATACAAGTCCAGGGAGAAAATAGTTCCAAGACATAATTTATCAAAGCAAACAGTTGAATGGAAACATTTGTTGCTAATATACATATACAGTAATATACATAATACTTTCTGAGACATAACTGACAACGCTATGTTTGCTTTGATTGATTCGCTACGAAGGAAATGTGCAGCTACTGAATTGCACATTTGCAAACCTCCAATTGCAGTGCTAAATACAGTATACAGTGTACAGCTTGACAAGTTACAGTCAAGTCAATACATTGTAAGAAAACAACTAATGAAAAATACAGAGGTCACCTTGATTGATTGGCTACAATGGAAATGCACGACTACGATGGAGATCACCAGGGTTTGACGACAAAACCCCGAATTAGCTCACGCAAGGACAAATTCAGCCTGGCTACCTACTCAGATAAAACGACAACTTCAAACTGAGAACTACTTATAGAGCTTCATAACAGAACATGGAAAGAAGAGTTCAGAAGCTGCAAAGGAGGCTTGACTTGCTATATATACAGAGTATACATACAGTAAAGGAGTTGCAAATGAGACATACCAGAGTAATATATACAGTATACGATGAGAGAATACTTTTCAAGACATAACTGACAATACCACATTTGCCTTGATTGATTTGCTGCTAAGGAAATGTGCAAGTACAATGGTAATGCACGACTAGAATGGAGATCACTGGGGATTGACGGCAAAACCCAAAATTAGCTCATGGAAGAACAAATTCAGCCTGGCTACCTACTCAGATAAAAGATAAAACGGCAACTTCAAATTGAGgactactctctccgtcccataatataagagcattttttacaCTAGAGCTTTCATAACAGAACATGGAAAGGGGGGTTCAGAAGCTGCAAAGGAGACTTAACTTGGAAATGTAGATGGAGGAACTATCATCCACATCTTGACAGCAATATTACCAGCAACACATAGGAGTAGCAATTTTCAATTTCATGTGCAGCATAAATAACAACATCAATTACCATAATCCAAAAATCATAGTATGAGCGATGATAAATCTCCCCCTAAAGGCCTACTACATAGCATGCTCTAAATCCATATACAATTAGCAGTACATTTGGTCTACTACTTAACCCCAGCTATAATAACATGCTGCAAAACAGGCATCTGACAAGCTAGTAGTTCAACTAAATTTCCTCCTCCTAGCCATTACCATGTAATAATAATTCGAAATCCTAAATAAATAAACAGAGCTTTTTTTTCAAGGGAGGGATGAAACTAGGAGTACAAATTACAAAAGCTTCAGGGAGAACGATCTGCTGCTAACCATTAATTAATTTCGGAAGGAAGGGGTCACCGCCAGGCGGAGACGGTGAGCAGAGGCCGCTTCTCCCACGCGAGCGAGAGGAACGCCGGCGGCAGCTGGACGAGCGAATACTTGTACTTGGCATCGTAGTCCCAGAGCAGGAGCTCGGCCTGGCTCTCGGCGTAGTTGCTGAGGCGGACGGGCTGGAAGCCGCACCACTCCATGAGCGCCTGCCACTCGGCGCTGCCGGCCATCCTGTCGGTCCTGTCGGCGCCCTCGGGCGGCCCGACGGCCCTGCGGATGCGCTCCCCGAACATGCTCCGCTCCAGCGTCGCCCTGTCCTCGGAGTCCCGCGCCATCGCCACGTCCAGCGACTCGAACACCGCCCGGTAGTAGCTGAGCGCGCTGGCGAATCGGTCGACGAAGCCGGCGCGGTTGAGGCTCACCTCGTACTCCCCGAGGGTGACCACCGCCGGGCCGAGCGATTTGGCGAGGCGGAGGAGTCGCCGCACCGGCTCGTCGGAGTCGCCGAGCAGGTGGTAGAGCTGGAGCATGAAGTTGACGGCCACGACCTCGTCGGGGTCGACCGAGAAGTCGGACCGGTCGAGCTCGTGCACCGGCCGGAGCAACGGGACAAACTCGAAGTCCACCCCGAGAAGCTGCGCGAAGTCGCGGAGGCGCGCGCTGGTGGCGGCCAGGGACGCCGCGGGGTGCGGCCCCAGGTACGGCGAGGGGACGCCGGAGATGCGAATCCGAGACGGCTTCCCCTCGGGGCGCGTGGCCAGCGCCTGGAGGAGCGCCGCCCACTGGATGCCCTGCACGATGCCGAAGTCGACGATGTGGATCTTGGTCGCCGCGCCCGTGGCCTCCAGGATGGCCTGGTTGGCGGTGAGGTGCGCGAACTTGGAGTAGGGGCAGGCGTCGTTGAGCGTCTTGTAGCAGAGCGTGACCTCGTCGGAGGCGAGCCGCGCGTCGGACGCCGTATCGAGTTGCGCCGCGCCGCCGCAGGCGAGGCGGCGAGCGAGCGCGTCGGAGAAGTAGAAGGCCACGCGCTCCGCGGGGTCCCCGGACTCGGTGGCCGCGGCGCGGACcttggcgagctccgcggcggcgagGCCTGGGCTGGCCGCCGCGGCGCGGGAGCAGGCGAGGAGGGACTGGAGGATGGGGGCGGAGCAGGACGCGTCGGCTGAGCCCGGGGAAGAACACGCCGCCTGCGCCGTGGCGGCGACCGGGGGGAGCGCGGCCGGCGCATTCTCGTCCCGCGCGACGGcctccgcctcggcctcggccggggGCGGGGTGGTGAAGATGAGGCGGTCGAGGTCCGAGTCCTGGAACACGGGGGCGTCGCCTATGAGGCTCTCCATCCACACGTCGGAGTCGAAGTCCGCGCCGGCGGCGAGGTCGGAGAAAACGGCATCCGCGGCGGACGCCCCGAAGACGTCGGAGAAGAAGTTCTCTCCCTGGGGCCAGGCCGCGGACCCGGCGGCCCCGAACGGCAGCGAGCCCGGGATCTGCGCgtgcgggggcgcgggggcgggcGGCATCGGCATGGGCGGCGGggcgaggtggtggtggtggtggtggtgccgctgctgctgctggttgtgctgctgctgctgctggatcaCCTGCTGCGCGATGGCCATGAGGTTGCCGCTGTCGGCGCACATGTACGCCNNNNNNNNNNNNNNNNNNNNNNNNNNNNNNNNNNNNNNNNNNNNNNNNNNNNNNNNNNNNNNNNNNNNNNNNNNNNNNNNNNNNNNNNNNNNNNNNNNNNNNNNNNNNNNNNNNNNNNNNNNNNNNNNNNNNNNNNNNNNNNNNNNNNNNNNNNNNNNNNNNNNNNNNNNNNNNNNNNNNNNNNNNNNNNNNNNNNNNNNNNNNNNNNNNNNNGAGgggagggaaggggggcggcggagGAGAGCGGCAGGGGGATTTAAAACAGTGGGGCGTGGCCACTGTGATGGCAGTGGCAGAGGGCACGCTCACACTGTGTGGGGCGCAATGACGGGGGTGCCCTCGGGGTGTACTACTGGACTGTACTGGTCTTGTTGGCACTTGGATGGAGGTCGGTGACCCCAAACGGTAAGATGGGAGGGAGAAAGCGTGGGGGGCTTGAACTGCGGCGTTCAGGTGGGAGGATCTTCTGTGGAGTACAACTTTATAGTCTCTAAGACTGCTCACAGCAgggagtaacatagagtagtaatttGCCGATGTTAGAGCAAGTCTAGTAGAGCTCTCAAAACCCTAAAAATAACTGATTAGTACAATCACATATTAGTACAATCTCGTCCAATAAGTTTCAGGACCTCCTCTGGATCAGAACAAATCCAAACCATAGCTCGGCGTTGCAACCTATCAAAATTAGCCAAGGCATGACTAGCAGTATTACACTTCCGACGAGTATGGGCAATGCAAGAATCTCTCTATCCCAGATTACTAATAATCTCTCTAATAATAGCATGATGGGTTTTTCCCATGGACTATGTGTTAAGTCTGACGGGCGAAGTGGTCGTATTGCACTGTGGTCGAAGAAAGAAATTTGTGTGAGCTTGAAATCTTTTGCTAAAGCCCATATAGATGAGTTTTATCTCTTTGGATAACTCGGAATGGAAAGAATTCAGGCTTACAAGATTCTATTGAGAGCCTCGTCGCGAACATCGAAAAGATAGTTGGTACTTGCTGAAGTATTTAAAGAGACGGTTCAAAAGCCCCTGGTTATGTGTTGGGGACTTCAATGAGGTGCTTTTCCCAATTCTGAATATTTTGGTTCAGGGGCAAGGGAGGAATGGCAAATGGATGGTTTTCGTGAGGCTGTCAACTACTGTGATTCCATTGAATCTTGGTTATGTTGGAGTACCATGTACTTGGGATAATCGGCAACACGGAAAGAACAATGTTAAGATCTGTCTCGACCGAGCCTTAGCCAATGTTGAATTTGTAGATGCTTTTCCAAATTCATGGGTTCAGCATGTGCAGACCACTATGTCAGACTACTGTGCTCTGGTGATAGAAATTAAAAGAGGCCATAATCCAAGTGCTTATAAAAGGGCATCTAAACCCTTCAGGTTATGAAAATATGTGGTGTTCGCATGAGGACTATGAATATATTGTTAAGGTTGCATGGAAGAGGAACAATGTCCAGGATGATTTGAATGGTATTGCATCCACCTTACGAAGAGTTCAGAACGATTTGCAACATTGGAGTTATATTAAATTTGGTTTAGTCCGCAAAAGTATCAAGGTGATTGGGGAAAATTGTAGGAGCTTCGTTCTGTATCTTCCTACcgatgtaacgccccgtatgtaacttgccatatttgtatttccactcttgccattttcggcactaagttatgatatttcctcgttgttgggttttgtcttcgttttgtttTTTGTCCTTGTcaagcatctcatatcatgtcatcatgtgcatcgcatttgcatacgtattcgtctcgtgcatccgagcattttctcgttgtccgttttgcattccggcactcatatgtcctccggtgtccccttttggtctcttttcgtgtgtgggttgttgggtttcgtagtaattacaaaaattttcctacgcgcacacaggatcatgtgatgcatagcaacgagaggagagtgttgtctacgtacccaacgcagaccgactgcggaagcgatgacacgacgtagaggaagtagtcgtacgtcttcacgatccaaccgatcaagcaccgaaactacggcacctccgagttcgagcacacgttcagctcgatgacgatccccggactccgatccagcaaagtgtcggggaagagtttcgtcagcacgacggcgtggtgacgatcttgatgaattacagcagcagggcttcgcctaaactccgctacagtattatcgaggaatatggtggcagggggcaccgcacacggctaaggaatcgatcacgtggatcaacttgtgtcaacttgtgtgtttagaggtgcccctgcctcagtatataaaggagccaaggggggagggtgcgccggccaggaggaggagacgcaggaggagtcctactcctaccgggagtaggactcccctccaatcctattccaactaggattcccaagggggaaagagggagaggggtggccggccacctctcctagtcctaataggactaggagaaggggggaggcgcgcagcccccttgggctgcccctttctcctttccactaaggcccatgaaggcccatgtggttcccggggggttccggtaacctcccggtaacccggtaaaatcccgatttcacccggaacacttccgatgtccaaacataggcttccaatatatcaatctttatgtctcgaccatttcgagactcctcgtcatgtccgtgatcacatccgggactccgaacaaccttcggtacatcaaaatgcataaactcataatataactgtcatcgtaaccttaagcgtgcggaccctacgggttcgagaacaatgtagacatgaccgagacatgtctctggtcaataaccaatagtgggacctggatgcccatattggctcctacatattctacgaagatctttatcggtcagaccgcataacaacatacgtcgttccctttgtcatcggtatgttacttgcccgagattcgatcgtcggtatccaat is drawn from Triticum dicoccoides isolate Atlit2015 ecotype Zavitan chromosome 4A, WEW_v2.0, whole genome shotgun sequence and contains these coding sequences:
- the LOC119286841 gene encoding SCARECROW-LIKE protein 7-like, yielding MCADSGNLMAIAQQVIQQQQQHNQQQQRHHHHHHHLAPPPMPMPPAPAPPHAQIPGSLPFGAAGSAAWPQGENFFSDVFGASAADAVFSDLAAGADFDSDVWMESLIGDAPVFQDSDLDRLIFTTPPPAEAEAEAVARDENAPAALPPVAATAQAACSSPGSADASCSAPILQSLLACSRAAAASPGLAAAELAKVRAAATESGDPAERVAFYFSDALARRLACGGAAQLDTASDARLASDEVTLCYKTLNDACPYSKFAHLTANQAILEATGAATKIHIVDFGIVQGIQWAALLQALATRPEGKPSRIRISGVPSPYLGPHPAASLAATSARLRDFAQLLGVDFEFVPLLRPVHELDRSDFSVDPDEVVAVNFMLQLYHLLGDSDEPVRRLLRLAKSLGPAVVTLGEYEVSLNRAGFVDRFASALSYYRAVFESLDVAMARDSEDRATLERSMFGERIRRAVGPPEGADRTDRMAGSAEWQALMEWCGFQPVRLSNYAESQAELLLWDYDAKYKYSLVQLPPAFLSLAWEKRPLLTVSAWR